GCTCTGCCGCGCCCAGCCGCACGACCTCGCCCGCGGCCTCCAGCCGGGCCAGCTCGGGCAGCGCCGGCGGCACGCGCGCCAGCAGCGCCAGCCGCCCGGCGTTCACGCCCGGTAGACCGCCGCCCAGCAGTTCGCGCAGCACGTCGCTGACCGGCGCGCCGCCCAGATGCTGCGCCTCGTCGAGCACGAGCAGTCCTCCGCAGGCGTCCAGCACGTCGGCGAGCCGCGCCGCCACCCGGCGGGGCGAGGCCCCGGCGTCCAGCAGTTCAGCCACCGCCGCGCCGCCGGGCAGGCCCTCGGCCGCCAGCGCCAGACCGGCGGCGAGCACCTGCGGATCGCCGTCATCGGCGTCCAGGGTCAGCCATGCGTGCGTGCTGCCCGCCATGCTTCCGGCCAGGGCGGTGGTCTTGCCGTAGCCCGCCGGGGCAACGAGCACCAGCACCCGCGCGGCGTCCAGCGCTGCTTGCAGGCGCGGCCGGGCCAGGACCCCACGCACCGCCGGCACGCGCGCCCGCCGCCGTGAGGTCAAATCCCGCCAGGACACGGTCATCCGCTCGATGCTAGCAGGGCCAGCACCGCGGGGGAACCGCCCCCAGGCGGGTTATCCCGGCCCCACCTTCGCCGGAGGCTGCGTCAGGCCGTGCGGGACGCAGCCCTGGAGCACGCGGGCAGCGCAAAAAAGCGGGAAAGGCGCGTGTCGGACGCCTCTCCCTGCACTCTTCTGATGGGCGCGCCAGTTCCCTGCCCGCGTGCTCCGGCCCCTGCGCGCTGGTTACAGCGCCAGATACGCCTCGCGCACACCCGGGTCGGCGAGCAGCGCCGCGCCGGTCCCCTCCTTGACCACGGCGCCGTTTTCCAGCACATAGGCCCGCCCTGCCAGCTTGAGGCTGAGGCCCACATTCTGCTCGACAAGCAGCACGCTGACCCCCTCGGCGTTCACGGCCTTGAGCGCTCCGAACACCGTCTGGGTCATCAGCGGCGAGAGGCCCAACGAGGGTTCATCCACGACGAGCACGCTGGGCAGGCCCATCAGGGCGCGCCCCACCGCCACCATCTGCTGCTCGCCGCCCGACAGGGTGCCCGCGAGTTGCCCGGCCCGCTCGGCCAGCCGCGGAAACAGCGAGTAAACGTGTTCCAGGGTCTGTGCCTGCCTGCTGCGCGCTTCCGGACGCATGGCCGCGCCGAGTTCCAGGTTCTCGCGCACGGTCATCAGCGCGAACAGCTCGCGGCCCTCGGGCACGTGTCCCAGGCCCATTCCGACGATCTGGGACGGCGTGGAGTGGGTAATGTCCTGCCCGCCCAGCCGGATGCTGCCGCCCGTGGGCCGCACCACCCCGCTGACCGAGCGCAGCGTGGTGGTCTTGCCCGCGCCGTTTGCCCCGATCATGGCGACGAACTCGCCCGGTTCCACCCGCACGCTCACGTCCCACAGCACCTGCACCTTGCCGTAGCCGGCGGCCAGGTTTTCTATGACGAGTTCCTGTCCTGCCGGAGTCATGATCTCCCCCCGGCGGGCAGGCCGCCGGGCCGCCGCCG
Above is a genomic segment from Deinococcus aerophilus containing:
- a CDS encoding ABC transporter ATP-binding protein, with product MTPAGQELVIENLAAGYGKVQVLWDVSVRVEPGEFVAMIGANGAGKTTTLRSVSGVVRPTGGSIRLGGQDITHSTPSQIVGMGLGHVPEGRELFALMTVRENLELGAAMRPEARSRQAQTLEHVYSLFPRLAERAGQLAGTLSGGEQQMVAVGRALMGLPSVLVVDEPSLGLSPLMTQTVFGALKAVNAEGVSVLLVEQNVGLSLKLAGRAYVLENGAVVKEGTGAALLADPGVREAYLAL